The Oncorhynchus tshawytscha isolate Ot180627B linkage group LG05, Otsh_v2.0, whole genome shotgun sequence genome includes a window with the following:
- the LOC112247080 gene encoding uncharacterized protein LOC112247080: MDHTVTLFVDHTVALFVDHTVSLFMDHTVSLFVDHTVSLFVDHTVSLFVDHTVSLFVDHTVSLFVDHTVSLFVDHTVTLFVDHTVSLFVDHTVSLFVDHTVSLFVDHTVSLFVDHTVSLFVDHTVSLFVDHTVSLFFVDHTVSLFFVDHTVSLFFVDHTDSLFVDHTVSLFVDHTVALFVDHTVALFVDHTVALFGVVLHKVTNKCVQWQFNC, from the coding sequence ATGGACCACACCGTCACACTCTTCGTGGACCACACCGTCGCACTCTTCGTGGACCACACCGTCTCACTCTTCATGGACCACACAGTCTCACTCTTCGTGGACCACACCGTCTCACTCTTCGTGGACCACACCGTCTCACTCTTCGTGGACCACACCGTCTCACTCTTCGTGGACCACACCGTCTCACTCTTCGTGGACCACACCGTCTCACTCTTCGTGGACCACACCGTCACACTCTTCGTGGACCACACCGTCTCACTCTTCGTGGACCACACCGTCTCACTCTTCGTGGACCACACCGTCTCACTCTTCGTGGACCACACCGTCTCACTCTTCGTGGACCACACCGTCTCACTCTTCGTGGACCACACCGTCTCACTCTTCGTGGACCACACCGTCTCACTCTTCTTCGTGGACCACACCGTCTCACTCTTCTTCGTGGACCACACCGTCTCACTCTTCTTCGTGGACCACACCGACTCACTCTTCGTGGACCACACCGTCTCACTCTTCGTGGACCACACCGTTGCACTCTTCGTGGACCACACCGTCGCACTCTTCGTGGACCACACCGTCGCACTCTTTGGAGTTGTACTACACAAGGTGACCAATAAGTGTGTACAATGGCAGTTCAATTGTTGA